AACTTCTAGCAACTACCAAACCAGAAATGAGCCGACTAACTAAATTTAATGATCTCTTGTTTTATTACATGCTAGTTGCTAAATAGCTGCTCGTAATAATCAGAGTTTTCACGATAAAACTCGTTATACAAATCCATAAACGCCTTTTGGGGAAGATTTTTATATCGCGTTTTCATCTTCTCTGCCGAATCCCATAACCCGCCACGGAACTTTGAAATATAGTGATAGTCTTCGAGTAAACAAGCGATAGTAGCTTCATTCGTAACTTCCATCCCTTTGACAAATTTGTTTCGATGAATACCTTCAAATTTATAACCCACTAGTTCCATGCGTTGCTGCCAACCGGTCAAATCGATATGCTGGCCAGCTTCAATGCGCGTAATACCTAAGTACTCAAAGGCATGTTCCGAAATTCTCGCTATCGCTTCTAGCGCAATAAAGGGAGAGTTTCGTTTGTCTACTTTGCTGTCAACCACTAGTGCAATAACACAGTGTTTTTTTACCAAGTCGATACATGAAAGCGATACCACCCCCATGTACTCTCCCTGTTTATTAGCAACAATAAGAATTAAACGCTCTTGGTGTTGTTGGGTGAAAAAGGCCACCTGCCCTGCAGGAGTATTAGGAAAAACGCCTTGATCGAGATAGCGAGTTATTTTTTTATCATTAAACCACTTGTACCA
This Thalassotalea euphylliae DNA region includes the following protein-coding sequences:
- a CDS encoding GNAT family N-acetyltransferase; translated protein: MIKPLDVFIAGEVMDLCVPTEEFARDSNWYKWFNDKKITRYLDQGVFPNTPAGQVAFFTQQHQERLILIVANKQGEYMGVVSLSCIDLVKKHCVIALVVDSKVDKRNSPFIALEAIARISEHAFEYLGITRIEAGQHIDLTGWQQRMELVGYKFEGIHRNKFVKGMEVTNEATIACLLEDYHYISKFRGGLWDSAEKMKTRYKNLPQKAFMDLYNEFYRENSDYYEQLFSN